In Streptomyces sp. NBC_00344, the genomic window TGCCGGAGCCCTCCCAGACGGCCATCACGGGCTGCTCCCGGTAACGGCGGGCCAGTGGCCAGTCCTCGGTGTATCCGTTGCCGCCCAGGCACTCCAGTGCTTCGTAGGCGTGGTGCGGACCGCGCTTGCAGATCCAGTACTTGGAGACCGCGGTGGCCAGTCGCCGGAAGAGCAGCTCGGACTCGCCGCTGTTCGCCTCGTATGCGTGGGCCAGGCGGAGCGAGGTCCAGGTGGCAGCCTCCGTCTCCAGCGCGAGGTCGGCCAGCACGGCGGTCATGGCCGGCTGCTCGATCAGCCGGGCGCCGAAGGCGCTGCGATGCGCGGCATGCCATACAGCCTCGGACAGCGACTGCCGCATTCCCGCGGTGGTTCCTAGTACGCAGTCGAGCCGGGTGTGGTTGACCATCTCGATGATCGTCGGCACCCCGCGTCCCGGCTCACCCACCCGCGCGGCCCAGGTGTTGTCGAACTCGACCTCGGACGAGGCGTTCGACTTGTTCCCGAGCTTGTTCTTCAGACGCTGGATCCGGACGGTGTTCGTCGTGCCGTCCGGGAGCACCCTGGGGACAAGGAAGCAGGTGAGGCCGGCCTCGGCTTGGGCGAGCACCAGAAAGGCATCGGACTGCGGCGCCGAGAAGAACCACTTGTGACCGGTGAGCAGATGGGCCCGGTCGTCCGGATCGGAGGTCAGCGGCGTTGCACGGGTGGTGTTCGCCCGTACGTCGGAGCCACCCTGTTTCTCCGTCATTCCCATCCCGAACGTCAGTCCGGTCTTGCGGCCGGGGGCGATCAGCCGCGGGTCGTAGCTCCGGCTCAGCAGCCCGGGGAGCCAGTCGCGGCCCACATCGGGGTCGCGCTGAAGCACCGGAACCACGGCGTGCGACATGGACATCGGACAGGCGTGACCGGGCTCGATCTGGGCGAACAGCATGAACGAAGCGGCTCGTGCCACCGCGGCGCCGGGCTTCGGGTCCGCCCAGGCCGCGGTGTGGGTGCCGTAGCGCACCGCGGCGCCGGTCACCTCGTGGTACGCGGGATGGAAGTCGATCTCGTCGATCCGGTTCCCGTACCGGTCGTGGGTCCGCAGGGCGGGCGGACAGGTGTGGGCCAGTTCGGCCCAGTGCTGGAACTGCTCGGAGCCGACGAGGGAGCCGATCTCGTGCAGTTGCGGTTCGTGGTGAGCGGCGCCGAACTCTCGCACGGCCGCCCGCAGGGGCATGTTGGTGCCGTACTCGTCCAGACCGGCCCGGCGCGGCGCCTGATTGGTGACGTCGTGGGTGCGGCGGTCCGCGGGTGCGTCCGGCAGGCCGGCGTTCGGGGAGGTGTTCACCGTCATGGCTGGTTCCTGTCTGCGGTCGGGTTCGCGGTCGGGTTCGCGGTCGGTTCTGCTGTCGGGGTGTGGGCCGTGCGGCGGTTCGAGCGGGGCGCGGTCACAGACTGCGGGCGCCGGACGCCCGCAGGCACAGTTCCGTGATGGCTTCCACCACCGGGCCGGCGTCCGTCTGCTCACCCACGGGGGAGAGCGGGCCGAGCAGTGCCTCGCTGATCGCGCCGATCATGGCAGCGGCCGAAAGGCCGGGGTCCTGCGCGGGCAGTTCACCCGCTGCCATGCCGGCCGTGATGATCTCCTCGGCGAGTGAGTGGTAGCCGCGGCGGTAGGTCACACGCTCGGCCTCGACCTGCGGATCGACCCGCTCGGCGAGCAGGGCCCAGGCCGTCCGCTGAGACTTCAGCGCCCGGTACGAGAAGACCTCGACCAGGGCCCTCAGCTGCGCGCCGGCACCGGTCTCGCGGTGCACCGCGTCCCGTACGGCATGCAGTTCATGGCCGGCGGTGTGCCGGAAGACCGCGGCAAGCAACTCCTGTTTGGAGGTGAAGTGGTTGTAGACGCTGCCGGTGGCGACACCGGCCCGGGCGGCGAGCGCGGAGATGCTCGCCGCGGCGTACCCGCCCTCGGCCAGCAGACTCCTGGCAGCTTCCAGCAGCCGCTCACGGTGAGCGATGCGGGTGGCCTCGGTCCGGGCGGTGGGTCGGTACGCCATGATGCTCTGAACCTCGATTCATATCTTCCGTCTCCACTCAACCACCGCCGGTTGTCCCGCGCAAGGACGTGACGGCGCATGCGGCCTGCCGGTATGGGCCGACACCGACTGTCCTGGCGGTCCCTTGCGGTCAGGGCCACCCGTTCCCTCCAGCCCCGTGTGCGCGCAGGGCCGACGCACCCACCCCCGTCCGGAGCGGATCCGCGGCGCGGGCCGGAAGGACTCAGCCGGTCCTGACCTGCTGCCGTTCGGAGACCAGCGCGACATCGGCCGTGATCGCCGCGGCGCACTCCCGCAGTGCGGGCAGGATGGTGGTGTGTGCCTCCGCGGCCGATGTGCGCCCGGCGTGCAGCGAGACGTTGACGGCGGCGATCACGGCCCCGGAGCGGTCCAGCACCGGAACGGCAAGGGATCGCAGTCCCTCTTCCAGCTCCTCGTCGACCATGGCGTGACCGGCCGCTGCTGTGCGGTCGAGAACCCCGGCGAGAGCTGTCCTGCTGGTGATCGTGTGTCCGGTCAGCGGTCGCAGCGTGGTGCGTTCGAGGCGGGCGTGACGTTCGCCGG contains:
- a CDS encoding acyl-CoA dehydrogenase family protein codes for the protein MTVNTSPNAGLPDAPADRRTHDVTNQAPRRAGLDEYGTNMPLRAAVREFGAAHHEPQLHEIGSLVGSEQFQHWAELAHTCPPALRTHDRYGNRIDEIDFHPAYHEVTGAAVRYGTHTAAWADPKPGAAVARAASFMLFAQIEPGHACPMSMSHAVVPVLQRDPDVGRDWLPGLLSRSYDPRLIAPGRKTGLTFGMGMTEKQGGSDVRANTTRATPLTSDPDDRAHLLTGHKWFFSAPQSDAFLVLAQAEAGLTCFLVPRVLPDGTTNTVRIQRLKNKLGNKSNASSEVEFDNTWAARVGEPGRGVPTIIEMVNHTRLDCVLGTTAGMRQSLSEAVWHAAHRSAFGARLIEQPAMTAVLADLALETEAATWTSLRLAHAYEANSGESELLFRRLATAVSKYWICKRGPHHAYEALECLGGNGYTEDWPLARRYREQPVMAVWEGSGNVIALDVLRGIARTPRSLDAFWAELEHTAGADRVLDAHIRRVRQDLGDDLLDPVAAQTRARATVENMALALQASLMLRHAPTSSAEAFIGARLGDSRGHQYGILPRGTDASVIVERHSGDIR
- a CDS encoding TetR/AcrR family transcriptional regulator, producing the protein MAYRPTARTEATRIAHRERLLEAARSLLAEGGYAAASISALAARAGVATGSVYNHFTSKQELLAAVFRHTAGHELHAVRDAVHRETGAGAQLRALVEVFSYRALKSQRTAWALLAERVDPQVEAERVTYRRGYHSLAEEIITAGMAAGELPAQDPGLSAAAMIGAISEALLGPLSPVGEQTDAGPVVEAITELCLRASGARSL